The following proteins are co-located in the Candidatus Accumulibacter cognatus genome:
- a CDS encoding ABC transporter ATP-binding protein: MLEPIVRIEHVYKDYLLGEQKVQALKDIHFNIEPGVFLAIAGPSGSGKTTLLNLIGCIDTPSSGKIYIHGEDVSGRTPDQLADLRARKIGFIFQTFNLLPVLSAAENVEYPLLHRKDLSSAERRKRVAYFLDVVGLSKYAANRPNQLSGGQRQRVAIARALAIHPAIVLADEPTANLDRQTSKEILFLMKDINRRQGTAFIFSTHDDRVINNARRQIRIEDGEVVTLGKRPSGGKWIFLPDRKPGTPLNNDNDEWFSQSTENSDASMEHSDEDSDAVQKT, encoded by the coding sequence ATGCTTGAACCCATTGTCCGCATAGAACATGTATACAAGGATTATCTACTGGGCGAACAGAAAGTCCAAGCCCTGAAGGACATTCATTTCAATATCGAACCCGGTGTTTTCCTTGCGATTGCAGGTCCTTCGGGCAGTGGCAAGACCACCCTGTTGAACCTGATCGGCTGTATCGACACGCCGAGCAGCGGCAAGATCTACATCCATGGTGAGGATGTGAGTGGGCGGACACCCGATCAGCTGGCCGATCTTCGCGCACGCAAGATCGGTTTCATTTTTCAGACCTTCAATCTGTTACCGGTGTTGTCAGCGGCCGAAAATGTCGAGTATCCCCTGCTGCACCGCAAGGATCTTTCGAGCGCTGAGCGCCGGAAGCGCGTCGCCTATTTCCTGGATGTCGTCGGCCTGTCGAAATACGCGGCGAATCGCCCGAATCAGTTGAGTGGCGGTCAGCGTCAGCGGGTGGCGATTGCCAGGGCACTGGCGATCCACCCGGCGATTGTGCTGGCGGACGAACCGACGGCGAACCTCGATCGTCAGACCAGCAAGGAAATCCTCTTTCTGATGAAAGACATCAACCGGAGACAGGGCACGGCTTTCATATTTTCGACCCACGATGATCGGGTGATCAACAATGCTCGCCGCCAGATCCGCATTGAGGATGGCGAAGTCGTCACGCTCGGCAAGCGCCCCTCCGGCGGAAAGTGGATTTTCTTGCCCGATCGCAAACCCGGTACTCCTCTCAACAATGACAACGATGAATGGTTCAGCCAGTCCACCGAAAATTCGGATGCCTCCATGGAACATAGCGATGAAGACAGCGATGCAGTTCAGAAGACTTAA
- a CDS encoding outer membrane lipoprotein-sorting protein, which translates to MEIMTIRHLGVNTALALLFAAVLASAMPARAAEPVSQAAGDDAEARLIVEKADQVRFPTEGFQVDVNITTTSSGQGPEVRKYRVLSKGNTNSVVMVTEPASERGQILLMKGRDLWVFMPDVSQPIRLSLSQRLTGQVANGDLARANFAADYNPKLLRREKIGNEEYHVLELTGVDRSVTYQRVLYWVRDKDFWPFKAEFYSLSNRLLKTCKYENFKAMEGRKRPTRLVMEDALRGGEQSVLEYGSMKLRDLPDKVFTKDYLKKLD; encoded by the coding sequence ATGGAAATCATGACTATCCGCCATCTCGGTGTCAACACTGCCCTGGCCCTCCTGTTTGCCGCTGTCCTGGCCAGCGCCATGCCGGCGCGGGCAGCGGAGCCGGTTTCGCAGGCCGCAGGCGACGATGCCGAGGCTCGGCTGATCGTTGAAAAGGCCGATCAGGTTCGTTTCCCGACCGAAGGCTTCCAGGTGGACGTCAACATCACGACAACCAGCAGCGGACAGGGTCCCGAGGTACGCAAGTACCGCGTGCTTTCCAAGGGCAACACCAACAGCGTCGTGATGGTCACCGAGCCGGCGTCCGAGCGTGGCCAGATCCTGTTAATGAAAGGTCGGGACCTCTGGGTATTCATGCCCGACGTTTCGCAACCGATTCGGCTCTCCCTCTCGCAAAGGCTGACTGGTCAGGTTGCCAACGGCGATCTGGCGCGTGCCAACTTCGCTGCCGACTACAACCCGAAGCTGTTACGGCGAGAAAAAATCGGCAACGAGGAATATCACGTTCTCGAACTGACCGGCGTCGACCGCAGCGTCACCTACCAGCGGGTACTCTACTGGGTCCGGGATAAGGACTTCTGGCCTTTCAAGGCGGAGTTTTATTCACTTTCCAACCGTCTCCTGAAGACCTGCAAATACGAGAACTTCAAGGCCATGGAGGGGAGGAAACGACCCACCCGACTGGTCATGGAAGACGCTCTGCGCGGTGGCGAACAGTCCGTCCTCGAGTATGGGAGTATGAAGCTTCGGGACCTGCCGGACAAGGTGTTTACCAAGGACTATCTCAAGAAGCTCGATTAG